The Streptomyces sp. NBC_00335 DNA window CTCTCCTCCTCCCCCGCCGCCGCCCCCGCGGCCGCCGCGGTGAACCGACCGGCCTTCATGGCCCGGCGGACCTGGAGGGCGATGATGCGCGGTGGTTCGCTCCCGCCCACCATCAAGCAGCGCATCCGCGCCGAGGCACACGGCAAGACCCCGTCCGTCCGCCGCTCCACCACTGCCCTGGCCGCCGTCTCCGGAGCCGGGTTCGAGTCCGGAGTGGACGACAGCGTCCGTAGCGCCACGATCGCCGCAGCGGTCCGCGTCGGAGCTGCTCGCAGGGAGATGGCGCTCGCCGCGTAGTGCGCGGCACGGAGCACTCGTACCGCGCAGACGCGGGACCCGTTCACCGCAGGGCCGTTAATCGCAGGACGCAGGACGCAGGACGCAGGACGCAGGACGCAGGACGCAGGACGCAGGACGCAGGACGCAGCGCGCGCAGGTGCAAGGTGTGGGCCCAGTGCGCGGCGCCCAGTACGCAGGCCACAGCAGCACCCAGCACCCAGCACCCAGCACCCAGCACCCAGCACTCGTACCGGCACCCCATGCCATCAGTAGGCCGCAGCATGCAGGAGCAACGCAGGAGCTAGTCAGCAGAACGCGAGAGCAACACAACGCAAAGCAGCGCAGGCGCTGGAGCCCGGTCGGTCGGTGTAAGTAGGCCGCGACCGCGGATCGCGCCGTGAAGGTGCCCCGGAGCGGGGCACAGTGGGAAGGCCCCGGCGAGCGCCGGGGGCGCGCAGGGGGCGTGAAGCTTGGCAGCGCAGGGCCGCATGCCCGGGAGACGGTGGGGTTCCCGGACGGCGCGGCCCTTTTCGGCATGTCCGGGGCCGGCCGGTTTGGCGGAACGGTTCAGCCCTTGCACGGCAGGGGTTTCGGCGGGGCTCAAGGCGCTGACCTGGGCCGTCAGGGGCGCGAATGGGGTTTATCCGGTGTTGGTCATACTTGCGGGGGAATCGAGGACTCCGGGGTGGTTCGCCGGGGATTCGGTGGGCAACTCTGGTCTCGCGACGTCGTCACCACACGGAACGACCGAGGCGGTCGGCCAACTGCCTTGGAGTACACCCCACTTCGGTTTCCTGGAGGATAAAGACATGGCAAGCATCCGTACCGCCCGCGTCATCGCCGCCGTCGCCGCTCTCCCCCTCGCCGTCGCCCTCTTCGGCGGGGTGGCATCGGCAGACAACGGCTCCTTCGCGAACGACGGATCGAATGCGAGCGTCGCCAGCATCATCGGCAGCGGCGTGGGTGGCAACAACCACGGCAACTCCTCCACCTCGCAGCAGGTGGCCACCGGGTCCGGCGCGTCCAACCAGAACAACACCGCGCAGGTCAACGGCTCGGCCTTCACTGCGATCGAACAGCACAACTCCACCGTGGCGGTGAATTTCTACCCCTGGTGGTAGCCGCGGCCTGAGCCGCACCGACTGTTGAGGGCGCCTGCGCGACCGGACCGGCTGGGGTCCGGTAGTGCGGGCGCCCTCGGGCGTTTTCCGTGCCCCGTCACAGTGCCCCGGCCTTGACATCCACCTGGAATCTGACGGACAGTCAGCTCCACTTGATGATGTGATGCCGGGAGGCCAGCGCCGTGCACCTCGCCCCGACCGAAGGCCAGTTGCGGCTCCGCGCCGAGCTGCGGGAGTACTTCGGAAACCTGCTGCCGGACGGGGTGCCCGAGGACCCCGCCGAGCAGCGCGCACTACTGCGCCGGATAGGCGCCGACGGACTCCTCGGCCTCGGCTGGCCCGTCGAGTACGGAGGCCAGGGCCGCGGACCGGACGAGCAGTTCGTGTTCTTCGACGAGGCCTACCGGGCCGGTGCCCCCGTCTCGATGGTCACCCTCAACACCGTCGGCCCGACCCTGATGAAGTACGGGACGCAGGAGCAGAAGGACTACTTCCTGCCCCGGATCCTCAAGGGCGAACTCGTCTTCGCCATCGGCTACTCCGAGCCCGAGGCCGGCACCGACCTCGCCTCCCTGCGCACCCGGGCCGTCCGGGACGACGGGGGCTGGCTGATCGACGGCCAGAAGATATTCACCTCCAACGCCCAGAACGCCGACTGGATCTGGCTCGCCTGCCGCACCGACCCGGAGGCTCCCAAGCACAAGGGAATCTCCATCATCCTGGTGCCCACCGACGACGCCGGCTTCTCCTGGACCCCGATCGACACCGTCGGCGGGCTGACCACGACCGCCACGTACTACGACTCCATCCGCGTGCCCGCCGGGAACCTCGTCGGCCCCGAGCACGGCGGCTGGGGCCTGATCACCAACCAGCTCAACCACGAGCGCGTCGCCCTCGCCGCCATCGGCATGCAGGCCGAGGACTTCTACCAGGGCGCGCTCGACCACGCCCGCACCCCCGACCCGGTCACCGGAGACCGCCCCGCCGACCGCCCCTGGATCCAGTCGCGGCTCGCCGAGGCCCACGCGCGCCTCGCCGCCGTACGCCTCCTCAACTGGCGCCTGGTCCAGGACGTCGGCGCCGGGACCCTGGCTCCGGGCGACGCGAGCGGGGTGAAGTTCCTGGGCACCGAGTCCACCGTCGAGGTGTACCGGATCTGCCAGGAGGTGGTGGGGGAGGAGGCGCTCATCCGGGGATCGGGCCCCGCGGTCTTCGCGGGCGGGGAGCTGGAGCGGATGAACAGGGCCGCCCAGATCAACACCTTCGGGGGCGGCGTCAGCGAGGTCCAACGGGAGATCGTCGCCATGATGCGGCTCGGTATGAAGGGAAGGAAGCGATGACCGCCACGCCCGCCACCGGAGCAGCAGGAGCGGAGACGAAAGCGGAGACGACATCGGAGGCGGACGCGGCGGCGCAAGCGGCTGCGGAAGCGGAGGCGGAAGCAGCACGCTTCCACACCCTGCTCACGTCCTTCGAAGGGCAGCCCGCCGCCACCGCCGGCCAGGGCAAGGACGCGGTCAACCAGCCGATGATCCGCCACTGGTGCGAGGCGATGGGCGATGCCAACCCCGCCTACACAGGGCCGGACGCCATCGCCCCGCCCACCATGCTCCAGGCATGGACGATGGGCGGGCTCTCCGGACACTCCGACCGCTCCTCGGCCTACGACGAGCTCCTCACGCTGCTCGACGGCGCCGGCTGCACCTCCGTCGTCGCCACCGACTGCGAGCAGGAGTACCTGAGGCCGCTGCGTCCCGGCGACGCGATCACCTTCGACGCCGTCATCGAGTCCGTGTCCCCGCGCAAGACGACCAAGCTGGGCACCGGCCACTTCGTGACCACCCGCATGGACGTCCGCGCGAACGGCGAACTCGCCGGGACCCACCGCTTCCGGATCCTCAAGTACGTTCCGGCGGCGAAGAAGGCCACCGGGGCGGAGCAGCCCGCCGAGTCGAAGAACCCCGCGACGGCCAAGCCCGCCACGGCCCAGCCCCTCACCGCCAAGCCGGCCCCCGCCAAGCCCGCCCAGCGCCCCCGCCCCGTGATCAACCGCGACAACCAGGGCTTCTGGGACGGCGTCCGCGAGCACAAGCTCCTGATCCAGCGCTGCACCGCCTGCGCGACCCTCCGCTTCCCCTGGCTCCCCGGCTGCAACACCTGCGGGAGCCCGGACTGGGACACGGTCGAGGCGTCCGGCGCCGGCACGGTGTTCTCGTACGTCGTCATGCACCACCCGCCCTTCCCCGCCTTCGACCCGCCCTACGCGGTGGCTCTCGTCGAACTCGCCGAAGGGGTCCGCATGGTCAGCAACATCACCGGAGTCCCGTACGACAAGGTCCGCATCGGGCTGCCCGTGCGCCTGGAGTTCCTGCGCGTGGACGAGGAACTGGAACTGCCCGTCTTCCGGGGGAGCGAAGCCTGATGGACTTCCACCCCACCGAGGAACAGGCCGCCGCGGCCGGACTCGCCGCCCAGATCTTCGGCGACCTCGCCACCCACGACCGCCTCGGCGCCGCCGGCACCGGCAGTGACGCCGAACTGTGGAAGGCCCTCACCAGCGCCGGGCTGACCGCCGCCGTCGAGGACGTCGGCCTGCTCGGCCTGGTGCTCCTGCTGGAGGAACAGGGCCGCACGACCGCGCAGGTCCCGTACGCCGCCACGTGCGTGTACGGGATCCTCGCCCTGACCCGGCACGGCACCGACGAGCAGCGTGCCCGGCTGCTCCCCGCGCTCGGCTCCGGCGACGCGGTCGCCACGGGGGCCTTCCCGGACCGGGGGCGGATCACCGCTTCGCCGGAGGGCCTCCTCACCGGCTGCGCTCCCGCTGTGCCCTGGCTCCGGGAGGCCACGCACGTCCTGGTCCCGGACCGGGCCGGAGCCCTGTGGCTCGTACGGACGGACGTGCCCGGGGTGCGTACGGAGCCGGTGGAGACCACCGCTCCCTGGTCGGCCGGGAGCCTGACGCTGACCGCCGCCGAGGCGGAACGGGTCGGCGGGGATGGCGCCTACGCGGACGTACTGGCCGTCGCCCGGACCGCCTTCGCCGGTCTCCAGGCGGGAGTCTGCGCGGGCTCGCTGGCGCGCGCCGTGGAGTACACCTCCACCCGCGAGCAGTTCGGCCGGCCGCTCTCCACCAACCAGGGCGTCATGCTGCGCGCGGCCGACGCCTACATGGACACCGAGGCGATACGGGTCACCGCGTACGAGGCGGCCTGGCGCGTGGACGAGGGCCTCCCGGCGGGCGAGCACGCGCTGACGGCGGCCTGGTGGGCCTCGGAAGCGGGCAAACGGGTCGTCCACGCGGGCCAGCACCTGCACGGCGGCATGGGCGCCGACCTCGACCACCCCGTCCACCGGCACTTCCTGTGGGGACGCCAGCTCGACGCGTACCTGGGCTGCGGCAGCGAACTGCTGGCCGAGCTCGGCGCGGTCCTGTCCGAAGACACGCCCGAGGGGGACGAGGCAT harbors:
- a CDS encoding acyl-CoA dehydrogenase family protein — translated: MHLAPTEGQLRLRAELREYFGNLLPDGVPEDPAEQRALLRRIGADGLLGLGWPVEYGGQGRGPDEQFVFFDEAYRAGAPVSMVTLNTVGPTLMKYGTQEQKDYFLPRILKGELVFAIGYSEPEAGTDLASLRTRAVRDDGGWLIDGQKIFTSNAQNADWIWLACRTDPEAPKHKGISIILVPTDDAGFSWTPIDTVGGLTTTATYYDSIRVPAGNLVGPEHGGWGLITNQLNHERVALAAIGMQAEDFYQGALDHARTPDPVTGDRPADRPWIQSRLAEAHARLAAVRLLNWRLVQDVGAGTLAPGDASGVKFLGTESTVEVYRICQEVVGEEALIRGSGPAVFAGGELERMNRAAQINTFGGGVSEVQREIVAMMRLGMKGRKR
- a CDS encoding bifunctional MaoC family dehydratase N-terminal/OB-fold nucleic acid binding domain-containing protein — its product is MTATPATGAAGAETKAETTSEADAAAQAAAEAEAEAARFHTLLTSFEGQPAATAGQGKDAVNQPMIRHWCEAMGDANPAYTGPDAIAPPTMLQAWTMGGLSGHSDRSSAYDELLTLLDGAGCTSVVATDCEQEYLRPLRPGDAITFDAVIESVSPRKTTKLGTGHFVTTRMDVRANGELAGTHRFRILKYVPAAKKATGAEQPAESKNPATAKPATAQPLTAKPAPAKPAQRPRPVINRDNQGFWDGVREHKLLIQRCTACATLRFPWLPGCNTCGSPDWDTVEASGAGTVFSYVVMHHPPFPAFDPPYAVALVELAEGVRMVSNITGVPYDKVRIGLPVRLEFLRVDEELELPVFRGSEA
- a CDS encoding DUF6344 domain-containing protein, producing the protein MAHRSTITSIWTTVLAALVALLTSLGFGGKVAQAAATPLSSSPAAAPAAAAVNRPAFMARRTWRAMMRGGSLPPTIKQRIRAEAHGKTPSVRRSTTALAAVSGAGFESGVDDSVRSATIAAAVRVGAARREMALAA
- a CDS encoding acyl-CoA dehydrogenase family protein; this translates as MDFHPTEEQAAAAGLAAQIFGDLATHDRLGAAGTGSDAELWKALTSAGLTAAVEDVGLLGLVLLLEEQGRTTAQVPYAATCVYGILALTRHGTDEQRARLLPALGSGDAVATGAFPDRGRITASPEGLLTGCAPAVPWLREATHVLVPDRAGALWLVRTDVPGVRTEPVETTAPWSAGSLTLTAAEAERVGGDGAYADVLAVARTAFAGLQAGVCAGSLARAVEYTSTREQFGRPLSTNQGVMLRAADAYMDTEAIRVTAYEAAWRVDEGLPAGEHALTAAWWASEAGKRVVHAGQHLHGGMGADLDHPVHRHFLWGRQLDAYLGCGSELLAELGAVLSEDTPEGDEA